A genomic window from Candidatus Bipolaricaulota bacterium includes:
- a CDS encoding MFS transporter, whose product MGLTMMIASLKNWKDSVAPWYSATGLASLVMGTSSVLIPLMIAEVLGRSVGAVGILSSVVSLIGVIGSLIWGRLSDAAERRKPFIVLSYAMLSLSFLGIGLSHAFSTVLTWNMVLNFFWAANASITVLIVIENRERSEWEERIGHLNQIVALGWLSGLILGSAGLGLAGSLLGEKGAIRALFFVLAGGGAGAAILAMRFVPRTKPRFTRRRFRGMIVALGNFLIETGRFRPAHLYHRLNPRRLPELLFCEGGLRRETKIFLWGTLLAFTGFGFFFVPLPILLAQRFGFPSSLVFGYFVVMNAAIVFVYPSVSQRIKRSGNRAIQMRSLLARFGLFLGMGIYLTLSQGVPPTWLLIAFFLVLGASWSFFQLSGVALASRLAKPENRGQALGLYNAVAGLGTIIAGIGSGLTADHLGYGPTVLVAALLVSGAIAVFYRLPAPQPEQGEVQEEKGKPARTEGTMRAEPVSSRG is encoded by the coding sequence ATGGGGTTGACGATGATGATCGCTTCGCTCAAGAACTGGAAGGATTCCGTTGCGCCGTGGTATTCCGCCACCGGGCTGGCCAGCCTGGTGATGGGGACCTCGTCCGTCCTCATCCCGCTGATGATCGCCGAGGTCCTTGGTCGTTCGGTGGGAGCGGTCGGGATCCTGTCGAGCGTGGTCAGCCTGATCGGGGTGATCGGGAGCCTGATCTGGGGGAGGCTCTCCGATGCTGCCGAGCGGCGCAAGCCGTTCATCGTCCTGAGCTACGCGATGCTCAGCCTGAGCTTCCTCGGGATCGGGCTTTCGCACGCGTTCAGCACGGTTCTCACTTGGAACATGGTCCTCAACTTCTTCTGGGCGGCGAACGCGTCGATCACCGTGCTCATCGTGATCGAGAATCGGGAGAGATCGGAGTGGGAGGAAAGGATCGGTCACCTCAACCAGATCGTCGCCCTCGGCTGGCTCTCCGGGCTGATCCTGGGGAGCGCCGGTCTGGGACTCGCTGGATCGCTCCTCGGAGAGAAGGGGGCGATCCGGGCGCTGTTCTTCGTCCTCGCGGGCGGAGGGGCCGGGGCTGCCATCCTCGCGATGCGGTTTGTCCCCCGGACGAAGCCGCGGTTCACCCGCCGCCGGTTCCGCGGGATGATCGTCGCTCTGGGCAACTTCCTGATCGAGACAGGGAGGTTCCGGCCGGCCCACTTGTACCACCGCCTCAACCCGCGCCGGCTCCCCGAACTCCTGTTCTGCGAGGGCGGATTGCGGCGCGAGACGAAGATCTTCCTGTGGGGGACGCTGCTTGCGTTCACCGGGTTTGGATTCTTCTTCGTCCCTCTCCCGATCCTGTTGGCGCAGCGGTTCGGGTTCCCGTCATCCTTAGTCTTCGGCTACTTCGTGGTTATGAACGCCGCGATCGTGTTCGTCTACCCGTCCGTGTCGCAGCGGATCAAGCGGTCCGGGAACAGGGCGATCCAGATGCGATCGCTCCTCGCACGGTTCGGGCTGTTCCTCGGGATGGGGATCTACCTTACCCTGAGCCAAGGTGTCCCTCCGACGTGGCTGTTGATCGCGTTCTTCCTCGTCCTCGGCGCGAGCTGGTCGTTCTTCCAGCTCTCCGGAGTGGCGCTCGCATCGCGCCTCGCCAAGCCGGAGAACCGGGGACAGGCCCTCGGGTTGTACAACGCGGTCGCCGGACTCGGGACGATCATCGCCGGAATCGGAAGCGGTCTAACCGCCGATCACCTTGGCTACGGTCCGACCGTGCTCGTTGCCGCTTTGTTGGTAAGCGGGGCGATCGCTGTCTTCTACCGCCTCCCGGCCCCGCAGCCAGAGCAAGGGGAGGTGCAAGAGGAAAAAGGAAAACCCGCACGAACGGAAGGAACAATGCGTGCCGAACCGGTATCGTCCCGGGGATGA